One stretch of Caballeronia sp. Lep1P3 DNA includes these proteins:
- a CDS encoding MFS transporter: protein MDLETRTMKRVMLRLVPFLILCYFVAYLDRVNVGFAALQMNKELGFSASAFGFGAGIFFIAYFFFEVPSNLLLERFGARRWIARIMFTWGILAGAMAYIPHIARATGLSNAYVFYGLRILLGIAEAGFFPGIIFLLTLWFPAKYRGRVVGYFMAAIPLSTVIGGPISGALLQMDGIKGLAGWQWLYLIEAVPALLLAFVVFFYLTDKPANATWLADDERQWLVDRQAHERAHREAVHSFSVKEALFNPRVLAIALIYFGANSTNYGLSFFLPQIVKAFGLTNVQTGFVTSLPYAVGVVSMVLWGRRSDRKLERRWHVAIALMVAAAGIAASAGLDNPVLKMLALSIAGFGIFGCLPVIWTLPAAFLSGAAAAGGIAAINSLGNLAGFFGPYVMGWIKDSTGGFGAGLLCLAGAGMVGVAAVLLLHHDAALETIPGAHDIEDGEPVRS, encoded by the coding sequence ATGGACCTTGAAACCCGCACCATGAAGCGCGTGATGCTTCGGCTCGTGCCATTTCTGATCTTGTGCTACTTCGTCGCGTATCTGGACCGCGTCAACGTCGGCTTTGCTGCACTGCAGATGAACAAGGAGCTCGGCTTTTCCGCGAGCGCGTTCGGTTTCGGCGCCGGCATTTTCTTTATCGCGTACTTCTTCTTCGAGGTTCCGTCGAACCTGCTGCTCGAGCGCTTCGGGGCACGGCGCTGGATCGCGCGGATCATGTTCACATGGGGCATTCTCGCTGGCGCGATGGCTTACATCCCGCATATCGCCCGCGCAACCGGCTTGTCGAACGCTTACGTGTTTTACGGGCTGCGCATTCTGCTCGGCATCGCTGAAGCAGGCTTCTTTCCCGGCATCATCTTTCTGTTGACGCTCTGGTTCCCGGCGAAATATCGCGGTCGTGTGGTCGGCTATTTCATGGCGGCGATTCCGCTGTCCACCGTGATTGGCGGCCCCATTTCCGGCGCACTGCTGCAGATGGACGGCATCAAGGGTCTCGCGGGATGGCAATGGCTCTATCTCATCGAAGCGGTGCCCGCGCTGCTGCTTGCGTTCGTGGTCTTCTTCTATCTCACCGACAAGCCCGCCAATGCGACGTGGCTCGCCGACGACGAACGTCAATGGCTCGTGGACCGGCAAGCGCACGAGCGCGCGCATCGCGAAGCGGTGCATTCGTTCAGCGTCAAGGAAGCGCTTTTCAATCCGCGCGTGCTGGCCATCGCGCTCATCTACTTCGGCGCGAACTCGACCAACTATGGCTTGAGCTTCTTCCTTCCGCAGATCGTCAAGGCGTTCGGACTGACCAACGTGCAGACCGGCTTCGTCACGTCGCTGCCGTATGCGGTCGGCGTCGTCAGCATGGTGCTGTGGGGACGACGTTCGGACCGCAAGCTGGAACGACGCTGGCACGTGGCTATCGCACTGATGGTCGCGGCGGCAGGCATCGCGGCATCGGCGGGTCTCGACAATCCAGTCCTTAAGATGCTGGCGCTCTCGATTGCGGGCTTCGGCATCTTCGGCTGCCTGCCGGTAATCTGGACGCTGCCGGCTGCGTTCCTCTCGGGCGCGGCGGCGGCAGGCGGCATCGCGGCGATCAACTCGCTCGGCAATCTCGCGGGCTTCTTCGGTCCGTATGTGATGGGCTGGATCAAGGACAGCACGGGCGGATTCGGCGCGGGTTTGCTGTGCCTTGCGGGAGCGGGCATGGTGGGCGTTGCCGCAGTGTTGCTGCTGCATCATGACGCGGCGCTCGAGACGATCCCGGGTGCACACGACATCGAGGATGGCGAGCCTGTGCGGTCCTGA
- a CDS encoding TauD/TfdA family dioxygenase: protein MNAAVIANQAHEAEVKVSPLSAHIGAQINGVDLTRRLSDTQVKAIRAALLKWRVLFFREQFLTHEQHVAFSAQFGELTLGHPVFGHVDGHPQIYSISKFRKATRFEGQALLRPWTGWHTDVTAAVNPPFASILRGVTIPPFGGDTQWTNLVIAYDKLSAPLRAFVDGLRGVHRFAPPQGASGTDAFAKAVDDHTLVSEHPLVRVHPETGERALYVSPGFLKSVIGLTPRESQALLELLWEHVTRPEFTVRFKWEPGSIAFWDNRTTAHLAPTDIFDLDFDRQLYRTTLVGDVPVGPDGKPSVSIEGSHVGAAAAVALN from the coding sequence GTGAACGCAGCGGTCATCGCTAACCAAGCGCATGAAGCAGAAGTGAAGGTGAGTCCTTTGTCCGCGCATATCGGCGCGCAGATCAACGGAGTGGACCTCACGCGGCGCTTGTCGGACACACAGGTCAAGGCGATTCGCGCTGCGTTATTGAAGTGGCGCGTGTTGTTCTTCCGCGAGCAGTTCCTGACGCATGAGCAGCATGTTGCGTTCTCCGCGCAGTTTGGCGAACTCACGCTCGGCCATCCGGTGTTCGGTCATGTAGACGGGCATCCGCAAATCTACTCGATCTCCAAGTTTCGCAAGGCGACGCGCTTCGAAGGGCAGGCGCTGCTGCGTCCGTGGACCGGCTGGCATACGGACGTCACGGCGGCCGTGAATCCGCCTTTCGCGTCGATTCTGCGCGGCGTGACCATTCCGCCCTTCGGCGGCGATACGCAATGGACCAACCTCGTCATCGCCTACGACAAGCTCTCGGCGCCGCTGCGCGCATTCGTCGATGGCTTGCGCGGCGTGCATCGCTTTGCGCCGCCTCAAGGCGCGAGCGGCACCGATGCGTTCGCCAAAGCCGTCGACGATCACACGCTCGTAAGCGAACATCCGCTCGTGCGCGTGCATCCCGAAACCGGCGAACGCGCACTCTATGTGAGCCCTGGATTCCTCAAGTCTGTCATCGGACTGACGCCGCGTGAGAGTCAGGCCTTGCTGGAGTTGCTGTGGGAACACGTCACGCGGCCTGAATTCACCGTGCGCTTCAAGTGGGAGCCGGGCAGCATCGCGTTCTGGGACAACCGCACGACCGCGCATCTCGCGCCGACCGATATCTTCGATCTCGACTTCGACCGGCAGCTATATCGCACGACGCTCGTGGGCGACGTACCCGTTGGACCCGATGGAAAGCCATCGGTGTCGATAGAAGGGTCGCACGTAGGCGCCGCCGCTGCCGTCGCGCTGAATTGA
- a CDS encoding CHAD domain-containing protein, with amino-acid sequence MKKDEARADDRAASAETTFTAYAEPLVGEAIAQASALEGAGDAEQLHKLRVALRRLRTLLWAYRPILNEDFDTQQRAVYKFLANAAGNTRDWDILIGLVQETGDSALLDAFRANRAEASRKSLETLAHASVKQILREAMSEANRELNTAAQRTPLNRFAKQRVVAAQKQLKKRMRTAAKAGRSDYASFHEVRKAGKKVRYLLEFFEPLLGKKQRKGLKNLKRVQKRFGALNDVVASRELLLQERASLPDAQAAERALRALQKEQKRRLKAAARLL; translated from the coding sequence ATGAAGAAGGACGAAGCACGCGCCGACGACCGAGCCGCAAGCGCAGAGACGACCTTCACGGCTTACGCGGAACCGCTCGTCGGGGAAGCCATTGCGCAGGCGTCGGCGCTCGAAGGCGCGGGAGATGCGGAGCAACTCCACAAGCTGCGCGTCGCGCTCAGACGGCTGCGCACGCTTCTGTGGGCGTATCGGCCCATCCTCAATGAAGATTTCGACACGCAGCAACGCGCGGTCTACAAGTTTCTCGCGAATGCCGCCGGAAATACGCGCGACTGGGACATTCTGATCGGACTCGTGCAAGAAACCGGCGATTCCGCTCTGCTCGATGCGTTTCGCGCAAACCGCGCAGAGGCCTCGCGAAAGAGCCTGGAAACGCTTGCCCATGCGAGTGTGAAGCAGATCTTGCGCGAAGCGATGAGCGAGGCCAATCGCGAATTGAACACGGCGGCCCAGCGCACGCCGCTTAACCGCTTTGCGAAGCAACGCGTCGTCGCAGCGCAAAAACAACTGAAGAAGCGCATGCGGACCGCTGCCAAGGCAGGCCGTTCCGACTACGCGTCTTTCCACGAAGTTCGCAAGGCCGGAAAGAAAGTGCGCTATCTGCTGGAGTTTTTCGAGCCTCTGCTTGGAAAGAAGCAACGCAAGGGCTTGAAGAACCTCAAGCGCGTACAGAAACGTTTCGGCGCACTAAACGATGTCGTCGCGAGCCGGGAATTGCTGTTGCAGGAACGCGCGTCTCTGCCCGATGCGCAAGCCGCGGAACGAGCGCTGCGCGCGCTGCAAAAGGAACAGAAGCGCCGGTTGAAAGCGGCCGCCCGGCTGCTGTGA
- a CDS encoding metallophosphoesterase family protein has protein sequence MTQHDSHDSGRVASRRGFLKLAGASGLATAANAISGTAAASAPDGTPEQIHLTWGEDPTREVVVSWASMAPAVKPRVRLSTHEGHPRTVHAVQRTYTDGLNGEIVCTYHARIADLRPDTAYRYEVTTDNDSNAAQPFSASFRTAPRGRTKFRFTSYGDLATPNTGWVLSSPQSRFAVQAVERFEPLFHLLNGDLCYANLNPTHQPDVWRDFGNNAQISASNRPWMPCPGNHEIEFNNGSEGFNSYLTRYTLPDNGTRFRGRWYSFRVSTVLFVSLDADDVVYQDAAAFVAGPAPLVPAASTGNPAIAPGTSFYVRGYSAGEQTRWLEKTLREASRDDDIDWIIVQMHQDALSSSKTGNGSDKGIREAWLPLFDRYGVDLVLCGHDHDYERSHPVRGCNHHAGRDALTGERVDTLQPRPVASSRRPDDPIDTSHGTIHLILGGGGTSAPLDVYGTDAGTGNPQAQVFTKPNRPVPGTAAGTYVRPVADALEDAIWSAQRDTSTGYGIAVFDHDPGERGGTTSITMRYYHAPGADQAPTAEYELFETIVLEKKCGR, from the coding sequence ATGACCCAGCACGATTCGCACGACAGCGGACGCGTTGCATCGCGCCGTGGCTTCCTGAAACTCGCGGGCGCATCCGGACTCGCCACGGCCGCCAATGCGATCAGCGGCACCGCAGCGGCGTCGGCGCCCGATGGCACGCCCGAGCAGATTCATCTGACGTGGGGCGAAGACCCGACGCGCGAGGTGGTCGTCAGTTGGGCCTCGATGGCGCCAGCGGTCAAACCGCGTGTTCGTCTGAGCACGCACGAAGGCCATCCGAGGACGGTCCATGCCGTGCAGCGCACCTATACGGACGGTCTCAACGGCGAGATCGTCTGCACGTATCACGCGCGAATCGCCGATCTACGCCCGGACACGGCCTATCGCTACGAAGTCACCACGGATAACGACAGCAACGCGGCCCAGCCCTTTAGCGCGAGCTTTCGCACCGCGCCGCGCGGTAGAACGAAGTTCCGTTTCACGAGCTACGGCGACCTCGCCACGCCGAACACAGGATGGGTGTTGTCATCGCCGCAAAGCCGCTTCGCGGTGCAGGCCGTCGAGAGATTCGAGCCGCTTTTCCATTTGCTCAATGGCGATCTTTGCTACGCGAACCTGAACCCCACGCATCAGCCCGACGTATGGCGCGACTTCGGTAACAACGCGCAAATTTCGGCGTCGAACCGTCCGTGGATGCCCTGCCCCGGCAATCATGAAATCGAGTTCAACAATGGAAGCGAGGGCTTCAATTCCTACCTCACGCGCTATACGCTGCCCGACAACGGCACGCGTTTTCGCGGCCGCTGGTATAGCTTCCGCGTGAGCACAGTGCTCTTCGTCTCGCTCGATGCAGACGATGTCGTGTATCAGGACGCCGCCGCATTCGTCGCCGGACCCGCGCCGCTCGTGCCGGCCGCGAGCACGGGCAATCCGGCCATTGCACCGGGCACGTCTTTCTATGTTCGCGGATACAGCGCGGGCGAGCAGACTCGCTGGCTCGAAAAAACCTTGCGCGAGGCGTCGCGCGATGACGACATCGACTGGATCATCGTGCAGATGCATCAGGACGCGCTCAGTTCGTCGAAGACCGGCAACGGCTCCGATAAGGGCATTCGCGAAGCGTGGCTGCCGCTTTTCGACCGATACGGCGTCGACCTCGTGCTATGCGGCCACGATCACGACTACGAACGCAGCCATCCGGTGCGTGGCTGCAACCACCACGCGGGGCGCGATGCGCTGACGGGCGAGCGTGTCGATACGCTTCAGCCGCGCCCGGTGGCGAGCTCGCGCCGACCGGACGATCCCATCGACACCTCGCACGGCACTATTCATTTGATCCTCGGCGGCGGCGGAACGAGTGCACCGCTCGACGTGTATGGCACGGACGCGGGCACCGGCAATCCGCAGGCGCAGGTCTTCACGAAGCCGAACCGCCCCGTACCGGGAACCGCGGCCGGCACGTATGTGCGCCCGGTCGCCGATGCGCTCGAAGATGCGATATGGTCCGCGCAGCGCGACACGAGCACGGGCTACGGTATCGCCGTGTTCGATCACGATCCCGGCGAGCGCGGCGGCACGACGTCCATCACCATGCGCTATTACCATGCGCCCGGCGCGGACCAGGCGCCCACCGCCGAGTACGAGCTATTCGAAACCATCGTGCTCGAAAAGAAGTGCGGTCGATGA
- a CDS encoding sugar efflux transporter produces the protein MDARFFRLARLHSFMPLAGVTLMLGVAMSFTAPFLSLFGVQQADMTPLQLGLFMTLIAASGVIASAFAGKWSDKHGHHRALLMGALVASSLGFMLLCILRSYGSLLFVGIAFLGVGSAAMSLVFSFGRAALPVTDAAERSFALATLRTVLSMAWVFGPSVGALVLAAAGFHGLFLFAAASFAACVAIAWRIKDKEKMNAEHAPYAGDPSSSLEVTRKTEHEEAHDPAKQESGTRAQIWRSTVALTIIGLAANATMIVLPLYVVQGLHGTQIEVSIMLGLGALLEIPMMLALGARGSRLDKQRWLAACAAVHVVYFVAVSASRTIHFLIPMQAFNAFVVAVTSCLGMTYIQDLMPRNPGAATALFFNASRVGSILSGVLSGALVAAIGYRGTFLVCGCLALGAFVLFANPPFRLILLQLRGRWNQWRQPVR, from the coding sequence ATGGACGCACGCTTTTTCCGCCTGGCGCGCCTGCACTCGTTCATGCCTCTCGCAGGCGTCACGCTGATGCTGGGCGTCGCAATGTCTTTCACCGCGCCTTTTCTTTCCTTGTTCGGCGTGCAGCAGGCCGACATGACGCCGCTGCAACTCGGTCTCTTCATGACACTCATCGCGGCAAGCGGCGTGATCGCAAGCGCCTTTGCCGGCAAGTGGTCGGATAAGCACGGTCATCATCGCGCGCTTTTGATGGGCGCGTTGGTCGCCTCGTCGCTCGGCTTCATGCTGCTGTGCATACTGCGTAGCTATGGGTCGCTGCTCTTCGTCGGCATTGCTTTTCTCGGTGTCGGCAGTGCGGCGATGTCGCTCGTATTTTCGTTCGGCCGCGCGGCGCTTCCCGTTACGGATGCAGCCGAGCGCTCCTTTGCGCTCGCGACACTACGCACCGTGCTGTCGATGGCGTGGGTCTTCGGTCCGTCTGTCGGTGCGCTCGTGCTGGCCGCAGCGGGCTTTCACGGCCTCTTTCTCTTTGCGGCGGCATCGTTCGCGGCATGCGTCGCGATTGCATGGCGCATCAAGGACAAGGAGAAGATGAACGCTGAGCACGCGCCGTATGCGGGCGATCCTTCCTCATCGCTGGAAGTCACGAGGAAGACCGAGCACGAAGAAGCGCACGACCCTGCAAAACAAGAGTCCGGCACGCGCGCGCAGATCTGGCGCTCGACTGTCGCGCTGACGATTATCGGGCTCGCGGCAAACGCGACGATGATCGTATTGCCGCTCTATGTCGTGCAAGGATTGCACGGCACGCAAATAGAAGTGTCGATCATGCTCGGCCTCGGCGCGCTCCTCGAAATCCCGATGATGCTTGCGCTCGGCGCGCGCGGCTCGCGCCTCGACAAACAGCGCTGGCTCGCGGCCTGCGCCGCCGTGCACGTCGTCTATTTTGTCGCAGTGAGCGCGTCGCGCACCATACACTTTCTGATTCCGATGCAGGCGTTCAATGCGTTCGTCGTTGCCGTCACATCGTGTCTCGGCATGACGTACATCCAGGACTTGATGCCGCGCAATCCCGGCGCGGCGACGGCGCTTTTCTTCAACGCATCGCGCGTCGGGTCGATACTCTCAGGCGTTCTGTCGGGCGCACTCGTCGCCGCAATCGGCTATCGCGGAACGTTCCTCGTATGCGGGTGCCTTGCGCTTGGCGCATTCGTTCTCTTTGCGAATCCACCGTTCAGACTCATCCTGCTGCAATTGCGGGGCCGCTGGAATCAGTGGCGGCAACCCGTGCGCTGA
- a CDS encoding SDR family NAD(P)-dependent oxidoreductase, translating to MNTPSNSIRFASKVVIVTGAGSGIGEGAARRFAAEGASVVLAGRTQDKLERVARDLDASRTLVHACDVSRHEDAEKLIDAAVARFGRIDVLVNNAGVAPTGRIDEASLDDWRAIMSTDLDGVFYCSRAAIRHLIAAKGSIVNVSSVSGLGGDWGMSFYNAAKGAVTNFTRALAMDHGRDGVRVNAVCPSLTATDLTEDMLGDEALMAKFRERIPLGRPAQPDDIAAVIAFLASDDARFVTGVNLPVDGGLSASNGQPPQA from the coding sequence ATGAACACGCCCTCCAATTCCATTCGCTTCGCGTCGAAAGTCGTCATCGTGACAGGCGCGGGTTCGGGCATCGGCGAGGGTGCTGCGCGCCGCTTCGCAGCCGAAGGCGCATCGGTCGTGCTGGCCGGGCGCACGCAGGACAAGCTCGAACGCGTGGCGCGCGATCTCGATGCATCGCGCACGCTGGTCCACGCTTGCGACGTGTCGCGCCATGAAGACGCCGAGAAGCTGATCGATGCAGCCGTCGCGCGCTTCGGGCGCATCGATGTGCTCGTGAACAACGCGGGCGTCGCGCCGACGGGCCGCATCGACGAAGCATCGCTCGATGACTGGCGCGCGATCATGTCGACCGATCTCGATGGCGTCTTCTATTGCAGCCGCGCCGCGATACGTCATCTCATCGCGGCGAAGGGCTCGATCGTGAACGTGTCGTCCGTGTCGGGTCTCGGAGGCGACTGGGGCATGAGCTTCTATAACGCCGCCAAAGGCGCAGTGACGAACTTCACGCGTGCGCTCGCAATGGATCACGGACGCGACGGCGTGCGCGTGAACGCGGTCTGTCCGAGCCTCACCGCAACGGACCTGACCGAAGACATGCTGGGCGACGAAGCGCTCATGGCGAAGTTCCGCGAGCGCATTCCGCTTGGCCGTCCCGCGCAGCCCGACGACATCGCCGCAGTCATCGCGTTTCTCGCAAGCGATGATGCGCGCTTCGTCACCGGCGTGAATCTTCCGGTCGATGGCGGCCTCAGCGCGTCCAACGGACAGCCGCCGCAAGCGTGA
- a CDS encoding L-fuconate dehydratase, producing MTTITKLSVRDIRFPTSRSLDGSDAMNAAPDYSATYVTLETDSQASLTGHGLTFTIGRGNEIVVSAVQALSHLVVGKTLEDITANMGAFWRAVTSDSQLRWIGPDKGAIHLATAAVVNAVWDLWAKAQGKPVWKLLVDMTPEELVRCLDFRYVTDAITPQEALALLHRHAKTRGEREKEMHAHGYPAYTTSAGWLGYDDDKIRRLAREGVAQGWTHFKQKVGGSLEEDVRRARILREEIGADAKLMMDANQVWDVDEAIANMRRLAEFDPWWIEEPTSPDDILGHAAIRRRLGSIGVATGEHCQNRVMFKQLLQAQAIDFCQIDSCRLGGLNEVIIVLLMAAKFGVPVCPHAGGVGLCEYVQHISLFDYICVSASLDNRVLEYVDHLHEHFVDPVVIRNGRYMPPKLPGYSIEMKAESLQKHGFPNGEAWRT from the coding sequence ATGACCACGATCACCAAGCTGTCCGTTCGGGACATCCGCTTTCCTACTTCGCGTTCACTCGATGGCTCCGACGCCATGAACGCCGCCCCGGACTACTCCGCCACCTACGTCACGCTCGAAACCGATTCGCAAGCCTCGCTCACGGGCCACGGTCTCACGTTCACCATCGGACGCGGCAATGAGATCGTCGTCAGCGCGGTGCAAGCGCTCAGTCATCTCGTCGTCGGCAAGACGCTCGAAGACATTACCGCGAACATGGGCGCGTTCTGGCGCGCGGTTACGTCGGATAGCCAGCTGCGCTGGATCGGTCCGGACAAGGGCGCCATTCATCTCGCGACGGCCGCGGTTGTGAATGCGGTGTGGGACTTGTGGGCGAAAGCGCAAGGCAAGCCAGTCTGGAAGCTGCTCGTCGACATGACGCCCGAGGAACTCGTGCGCTGTCTCGACTTTCGCTATGTGACCGACGCCATCACGCCGCAAGAGGCGCTCGCGCTGCTGCATCGTCATGCGAAGACGCGAGGCGAGCGCGAGAAGGAAATGCACGCGCACGGCTATCCCGCTTATACGACGTCGGCTGGGTGGCTCGGTTACGACGACGACAAGATTCGCCGCCTCGCGCGCGAAGGCGTCGCGCAGGGTTGGACGCACTTCAAGCAAAAGGTCGGCGGCAGTCTTGAGGAAGACGTACGTCGCGCCCGCATTTTGCGCGAGGAAATCGGCGCGGACGCAAAACTGATGATGGACGCGAATCAGGTATGGGATGTCGATGAAGCCATCGCGAACATGCGGCGTCTCGCCGAGTTCGATCCGTGGTGGATCGAAGAGCCGACGAGTCCCGACGATATCCTCGGGCACGCCGCCATTCGGCGCAGGCTCGGTTCGATCGGCGTGGCGACGGGCGAACACTGCCAGAACCGCGTGATGTTCAAGCAGCTCTTGCAGGCGCAGGCCATCGACTTCTGTCAGATCGACAGTTGCCGGCTCGGCGGGCTGAACGAAGTGATCATCGTGTTGCTGATGGCGGCGAAGTTCGGCGTGCCGGTGTGTCCGCATGCGGGCGGTGTCGGTTTATGCGAATACGTGCAGCATATTTCGCTCTTCGATTACATCTGCGTGTCGGCGTCGCTGGACAATCGCGTGCTCGAATACGTCGATCATCTGCACGAGCATTTCGTCGATCCGGTGGTCATACGCAATGGACGCTATATGCCGCCCAAGTTGCCGGGCTATAGCATCGAAATGAAAGCCGAGTCGCTGCAAAAGCACGGCTTTCCGAACGGGGAAGCGTGGCGCACGTGA
- a CDS encoding GntR family transcriptional regulator: protein MLASSTEIKHAVSPPSDAVIVSSPYDALHKVGGGGAQRGSLTDAVEHALREAIVTLALEPGLMIDKIAVCERMGVSRFPVSAALARLEHAGLVEVLPQRGTRVKPIALRDIRQHMFIRSALEVETARGVASSRGSATLDALAANLAQQRDAVANGERLAFHALDLAFHEILLDAIALPRVKEIVAVSRNALDRARQLLASPERLVHTLDEHERIFEALRKGRGDAAAKAMHDHLDQVVAELHRSAQDRPDLFEP from the coding sequence ATGCTAGCATCTTCAACGGAAATCAAGCACGCCGTGAGCCCTCCATCCGATGCGGTCATCGTGAGTAGTCCGTATGATGCGCTGCACAAGGTCGGCGGCGGTGGCGCTCAGCGCGGCAGCCTCACGGACGCCGTCGAGCATGCGCTGCGCGAAGCCATCGTCACGCTCGCGCTGGAGCCGGGACTCATGATCGACAAGATAGCGGTCTGCGAGCGAATGGGCGTGTCGCGCTTTCCCGTTTCAGCCGCGTTGGCAAGGCTGGAACACGCGGGGCTCGTCGAAGTTTTGCCGCAGCGCGGCACGCGCGTGAAGCCCATTGCGTTGCGCGATATCCGTCAGCATATGTTCATCCGAAGTGCGCTCGAAGTCGAAACCGCGCGCGGCGTCGCGTCCTCGCGCGGCAGCGCCACGCTCGATGCGCTCGCCGCCAATCTCGCACAACAGCGTGACGCAGTGGCAAACGGCGAGCGTCTCGCGTTTCATGCGCTCGATCTCGCGTTTCATGAAATCCTGCTCGATGCCATTGCGCTGCCCCGCGTCAAGGAGATCGTCGCGGTGTCGCGCAATGCGCTCGATCGCGCGAGGCAACTGCTCGCAAGCCCAGAACGCCTCGTGCATACGCTCGACGAGCACGAGCGCATCTTCGAGGCGCTTCGCAAGGGCCGCGGCGATGCCGCCGCCAAAGCGATGCACGATCATCTCGATCAGGTCGTCGCGGAACTGCATCGCTCGGCGCAGGATAGGCCCGATCTCTTCGAACCGTGA
- a CDS encoding sugar ABC transporter ATP-binding protein — translation MTPLISVDKLSKRFPGVRALHEVQFELMPGEVHALMGENGAGKSTLMKILAGVYSRDSGEMQVDGKPVEFTSPREAQELGIGIIHQELQLMNHLTVAQNMFIGREPRKLLGLLLDEEKLNAQAQDILAHMHVKLDPRAVVEALTVASQQMVEIAKALSFESRVLIMDEPTSALNDAEIAELFRIIRQLRDRGVGIVYISHKMDELKQIADRVTVLRDGEYVGTVSVHDTSVETIIGMMVGRTLTDLTSFLGGANQGDVALEVKHLNAGPLVRDVCFTLRKGEILGFAGLMGAGRTEVARAVFGADPVESGEIIVKGAKASIKKPSDAVARGIGYLSEDRKRFGLATGMDVESNIVMSNLGKFLSGRVFLRRAKIRKTATHFIRLLGIRTPSATQPVRLLSGGNQQKIVIAKWLERDCDVLFFDEPTRGIDVGAKSEIYRLLRSLAEQGKAIVMISSELPEILRMSDRIVVMCEGRITGELSASEATQERIMQLATRRPTLQAA, via the coding sequence ATGACTCCGCTCATATCCGTCGACAAGCTAAGCAAGCGATTTCCCGGTGTGCGTGCGCTGCATGAAGTGCAGTTCGAGCTCATGCCCGGCGAAGTCCACGCGCTGATGGGCGAGAACGGCGCGGGCAAGTCCACGCTCATGAAGATTCTTGCGGGCGTCTATAGCCGCGACTCGGGCGAGATGCAAGTCGACGGCAAGCCCGTCGAATTCACGAGCCCGCGCGAAGCGCAAGAACTGGGCATCGGCATCATTCATCAGGAGTTGCAGCTGATGAATCATCTGACCGTTGCGCAGAACATGTTCATCGGGCGCGAGCCGCGCAAACTGCTCGGCCTCCTGCTCGACGAAGAAAAGCTGAACGCGCAGGCGCAAGACATCCTGGCGCACATGCATGTGAAGCTCGATCCGCGCGCGGTGGTGGAAGCGCTCACAGTGGCAAGCCAGCAGATGGTCGAGATCGCGAAGGCGCTGTCATTCGAGTCGCGGGTGCTCATCATGGACGAGCCGACTTCCGCGCTCAACGATGCCGAGATTGCCGAGCTCTTTCGCATCATCCGGCAGTTGAGGGATCGCGGCGTGGGCATCGTCTATATCTCGCACAAGATGGACGAATTGAAGCAGATTGCGGATCGCGTCACGGTGCTGCGCGACGGCGAATATGTGGGAACCGTGTCGGTGCACGACACGAGTGTCGAGACGATCATCGGCATGATGGTCGGGCGCACGCTCACTGACCTGACCTCGTTCCTGGGCGGCGCGAATCAGGGAGACGTCGCGCTCGAAGTGAAGCATCTCAACGCGGGTCCGCTCGTGCGCGATGTGTGCTTCACGCTGCGCAAAGGCGAGATACTCGGATTCGCCGGACTGATGGGCGCGGGCCGCACCGAAGTGGCGCGCGCGGTGTTCGGCGCGGACCCGGTGGAATCCGGGGAGATCATCGTGAAGGGCGCGAAGGCGTCCATCAAAAAGCCGAGCGATGCGGTGGCGCGCGGCATCGGCTATCTGTCCGAAGACCGCAAGCGCTTCGGGCTTGCGACGGGTATGGATGTGGAGTCGAACATCGTCATGTCCAATCTCGGCAAGTTCCTCTCGGGGCGCGTGTTCCTGCGCCGCGCGAAGATACGCAAGACCGCGACGCATTTCATCCGGCTCCTCGGCATACGCACGCCTTCCGCCACGCAGCCGGTGCGCCTGCTCTCGGGTGGCAATCAGCAGAAGATCGTGATCGCGAAGTGGCTCGAGCGCGACTGCGACGTGCTCTTCTTCGACGAGCCGACGCGCGGCATCGATGTCGGCGCGAAGAGCGAAATCTACAGGCTGCTGCGCTCGCTCGCCGAGCAAGGCAAGGCGATCGTGATGATCTCTTCGGAGTTGCCGGAGATCTTGCGCATGAGCGATCGCATCGTCGTGATGTGCGAAGGGCGCATCACGGGAGAACTTTCCGCAAGCGAAGCGACGCAAGAGCGCATCATGCAGCTCGCGACGCGGCGCCCGACTCTGCAAGCGGCCTGA